The following are encoded together in the bacterium genome:
- the rplW gene encoding 50S ribosomal protein L23, producing MPLISSEQIIIQPYQTEATTRLAESKNQYTFLVATTANKIEIKKAIEKQFKVNVVAVNTVKVKGKWRRVRGRLGKRPDYKKAIVTVKQGEKIEFI from the coding sequence ATGCCATTAATTTCATCGGAACAAATAATTATACAACCATATCAAACAGAAGCGACTACACGATTAGCGGAGTCGAAAAATCAATATACGTTTCTCGTTGCTACAACAGCTAATAAAATCGAAATAAAAAAAGCGATCGAAAAGCAGTTTAAGGTTAACGTGGTTGCCGTTAATACGGTTAAGGTTAAAGGGAAATGGCGTCGGGTTCGAGGTCGGCTTGGGAAACGACCGGATTATAAAAAAGCTATTGTTACGGTTAAACAAGGTGAAAAAATAGAGTTTATCTAA